One Terriglobales bacterium genomic region harbors:
- a CDS encoding TerC family protein, with amino-acid sequence MTESWLFWVGFNLFVLAMLALDIGLHRRRPTMTFRQAVGWTIFWVLLAAAFAGLVYLWHGHGAMLQFITGYVVEESLSVDNLFVFLILFRYFRVPSDSQHKVLIWGVLGALIMRLVFILIGVSLLQRFEFIIYVFGAILIYSGIGLLRSSEPDVDPEKNLVLRIFRRFFPITENFEGKNFFVKRDGSWIATPLFLSLLVVETTDLIFAVDSIPAILAISRDAFIVYTSNVFAVLGLRSLYFALEHFFGMFRFLHYGLSVILMLIGVKMLISHFYEAPLGITLGVVIGILALSVGASLIWPEPEAAEE; translated from the coding sequence ATGACCGAATCCTGGCTGTTCTGGGTTGGCTTCAACCTCTTTGTGCTCGCGATGCTGGCGCTCGATATTGGCCTGCATCGGCGGCGCCCGACAATGACCTTCCGGCAGGCGGTCGGCTGGACCATTTTTTGGGTGCTGCTGGCGGCGGCTTTCGCTGGCTTGGTGTACCTGTGGCATGGGCATGGGGCCATGCTCCAGTTCATCACCGGATACGTTGTCGAAGAGTCTCTGAGCGTCGACAACCTCTTCGTGTTCCTGATCCTTTTCCGCTACTTCCGGGTGCCTAGCGACTCTCAGCACAAAGTCCTGATCTGGGGAGTGCTGGGTGCGCTGATAATGCGTTTAGTCTTTATTCTGATCGGCGTTTCTCTGCTCCAGCGCTTTGAGTTCATCATCTATGTTTTCGGCGCGATTCTGATTTACAGCGGCATCGGTCTGCTCCGGAGCAGCGAGCCGGATGTCGATCCGGAAAAGAACCTGGTGCTCCGGATTTTCCGGCGCTTCTTTCCGATTACGGAGAACTTTGAAGGCAAGAATTTCTTCGTCAAGCGCGACGGAAGCTGGATCGCTACCCCGCTGTTTCTTTCCCTGCTGGTAGTCGAAACCACCGACCTGATCTTCGCCGTGGATTCCATTCCAGCAATCCTCGCAATCAGCCGCGATGCATTCATCGTTTACACCTCAAACGTGTTTGCCGTGTTGGGATTGCGGTCGCTGTACTTCGCTCTGGAGCATTTCTTCGGAATGTTCCGCTTCCTGCATTATGGGCTCTCGGTAATCCTGATGCTGATCGGTGTGAAGATGCTGATCTCGCATTTCTACGAGGCGCCGCTTGGGATTACGCTCGGCGTGGTCATCGGAATTCTGGCCTTGTCAGTGGGCGCTTCGCTGATCTGGCCTGAGCCGGAGGCTGCGGAAGAGTGA
- a CDS encoding DUF2231 domain-containing protein, producing the protein MQSRAQIKSHPIHPMLIVLPLGLFVGSWIFDLIGKATNNELLWAASYYSAILGIIGGFCAAIPGAIDWFTVVPPRSSGKRRGLLHAGLNLLVLIGFIVIAVRRYSAIAEPGGFELGLMTACIVVLGISGWLGGTLAYRNQIGVDHRYANAGRFKERRLESWDRPACNQSELSEGQMMLVRVGNERVVVGRCPQGMIAFSDHCTHKGGPLSDGALVGCTVQCPWHGSQFDVHTGRVVAGPAKSKIDVYETQIRGGEVYILPPQSHSQDQTDEKEPEAA; encoded by the coding sequence ATGCAATCGCGCGCGCAGATTAAGTCTCATCCTATCCATCCCATGCTGATCGTGCTGCCCTTAGGGCTATTTGTCGGCAGTTGGATCTTCGATCTGATTGGCAAAGCCACAAACAATGAGCTGCTCTGGGCTGCAAGTTACTACTCCGCCATCCTCGGCATCATTGGCGGGTTCTGCGCCGCTATACCGGGCGCTATCGACTGGTTCACGGTTGTGCCTCCACGCTCCAGCGGAAAAAGACGCGGTCTGCTTCATGCCGGCCTGAACCTGCTCGTCCTAATCGGATTCATCGTGATTGCGGTCCGCCGGTACAGTGCGATCGCTGAGCCCGGAGGATTCGAACTGGGCCTCATGACCGCCTGCATCGTCGTACTCGGAATAAGCGGATGGCTCGGCGGCACGCTCGCCTATCGCAATCAGATTGGAGTCGATCATCGCTACGCGAATGCCGGCAGATTCAAAGAGCGGCGGCTGGAGAGCTGGGATCGTCCCGCATGCAATCAGAGCGAGCTCAGCGAAGGCCAGATGATGCTGGTACGCGTTGGCAACGAACGCGTGGTCGTCGGACGCTGCCCGCAAGGCATGATCGCGTTCAGTGATCACTGCACGCACAAAGGCGGACCGCTGTCAGACGGTGCTCTCGTCGGTTGCACCGTCCAGTGCCCATGGCACGGCTCCCAGTTTGACGTACACACCGGACGCGTTGTCGCAGGTCCGGCGAAGAGCAAGATTGACGTTTACGAAACTCAGATTCGCGGAGGAGAGGTTTACATCTTGCCGCCTCAAAGTCATTCTCAAGATCAGACGGACGAGAAGGAGCCTGAGGCTGCGTGA
- a CDS encoding ATP-dependent DNA ligase produces MAARKSHREPLAGAVPAEELQAQFPDIGLPIEPPFPPMEARNAARLPESGDWLYEPKWDGFRGLAFRKGNEVLLQSKAGQPLGRYFPELIEALQKLPQKQFVLDGEIVILSGGHLDFNALLQRIHPAESRIRRLARETPVTFLCFDLLVDAKGKLLTDQSLEHRREALEEFFREVPKGVGVRLSPATRTFATADRWMGNLATVGFDGVVAKRIDEPYHSGDRNGMVKIKRLRTADCVVGGFRYATKGKFVGSLLLGLYDEQDKLNHVGFTSSFKAEDRPKLLKTLEPFIADDKALGFSGNAPGGPSRWSNERSTEWVPLRNKLVCEVQYDHFSGGRFRHGCKFLRWRPDKKPSQCTYEQVIPGTAGDLEKLLAA; encoded by the coding sequence ATGGCAGCAAGAAAAAGTCATCGAGAACCTCTCGCTGGAGCTGTTCCTGCTGAAGAACTCCAGGCGCAGTTCCCCGACATCGGCTTACCTATCGAGCCTCCATTCCCTCCGATGGAGGCGCGCAACGCTGCACGCCTTCCCGAATCGGGAGACTGGCTCTACGAACCAAAATGGGACGGATTTCGCGGTCTTGCTTTCCGCAAAGGCAACGAAGTTCTCCTGCAATCGAAAGCCGGACAGCCTCTCGGCCGCTACTTTCCCGAATTGATCGAAGCGCTGCAGAAGCTGCCGCAAAAGCAATTCGTGCTCGATGGCGAGATCGTGATCCTCAGCGGCGGCCACCTCGACTTCAATGCTCTCCTCCAGCGCATTCATCCCGCCGAAAGCCGCATTCGACGCCTCGCGCGCGAAACTCCGGTTACGTTTCTCTGCTTCGATCTGCTGGTCGACGCCAAAGGCAAGCTGCTGACTGATCAATCCCTCGAGCACCGGCGCGAGGCGCTGGAAGAGTTTTTCAGGGAAGTTCCGAAGGGAGTTGGAGTAAGACTCTCGCCTGCTACGCGCACCTTCGCGACTGCTGATCGCTGGATGGGCAATCTCGCCACTGTGGGCTTCGATGGGGTGGTTGCGAAGCGGATCGACGAGCCATATCACTCAGGCGACCGCAATGGGATGGTGAAGATAAAGCGGCTGCGAACGGCAGATTGCGTGGTCGGTGGCTTTCGTTATGCCACCAAAGGCAAGTTCGTGGGATCGCTGCTGCTCGGACTCTATGACGAGCAGGACAAGCTGAATCACGTCGGCTTCACGTCAAGCTTCAAAGCGGAAGATCGACCAAAGCTGCTGAAAACGCTCGAACCATTTATTGCCGATGACAAAGCACTCGGCTTCAGCGGCAATGCTCCGGGAGGTCCCAGCCGCTGGTCAAATGAACGCTCAACCGAATGGGTTCCACTTCGGAACAAGCTCGTCTGCGAAGTGCAATACGATCACTTCTCCGGCGGACGCTTCCGCCATGGCTGCAAGTTCCTCCGCTGGCGCCCTGATAAGAAGCCGAGTCAGTGCACGTACGAACAAGTGATTCCGGGGACGGCGGGGGATTTGGAGAAGTTGCTGGCGGCGTGA
- the hpnJ gene encoding hopanoid biosynthesis associated radical SAM protein HpnJ, producing the protein MPLKTLFLNPPSFENFDGGASSRWPATREIESYWYPVWLAYPAGMLEGSRLLDAPPHHVSSDETIEIGKQYEFLVLFTSTPGWQGDQRLAYAMKAANPKLKIAFVGPPVTTAPDKALTECDAIDFVCRREFDYSVVEYAQGKPLDEILGISYRKNGRVVHNPDRPQIQDLDALPDVTDVYKRDLDVTRYNVPFLLHPFVSLYSTRGCPAQCTFCLWPQTLSGHAWRKRSSDAVAREMAKAKEYWPNVKEYFFDDDTFNIQKARTVELCEKLKPLKLTWSCTSRVTTDYETLKAMRDAGCRLLIVGYESGDAQILKNIKKGATVERARDFTRDCHKLGLVIHADFILGLPGETRETIRNTINFAKSLDCETIQVSVAHAYPGTEFHDYAEKNGFIINTQSMVDSGGHQMAHIEYPGLPRDYVMEMVHRFYDEYYFRPKQVYRIVRKAIFNNDERKRLYKEAKSFLKLRAARNRYVEEARKAPRPAAIAPESRIEEPVEVGTE; encoded by the coding sequence ATGCCATTGAAAACCCTGTTCCTGAACCCTCCCTCGTTCGAGAACTTTGACGGCGGCGCTAGTTCGCGCTGGCCGGCCACTCGAGAGATCGAATCGTACTGGTACCCGGTTTGGTTGGCTTATCCGGCAGGCATGCTGGAAGGCTCGCGCCTGCTCGACGCTCCGCCTCACCACGTCTCCTCCGACGAGACCATCGAAATTGGCAAGCAGTACGAATTCCTGGTGTTGTTCACCAGCACCCCGGGATGGCAGGGAGATCAGAGACTCGCCTATGCAATGAAGGCGGCGAATCCGAAGCTGAAGATCGCCTTCGTTGGTCCGCCGGTGACGACCGCGCCGGACAAAGCTCTCACTGAATGCGACGCCATCGACTTTGTCTGCCGCCGCGAATTCGATTATTCGGTGGTTGAGTACGCGCAAGGTAAGCCGCTCGACGAGATTCTTGGCATCTCCTATCGCAAAAACGGACGCGTCGTACACAATCCCGACCGTCCGCAGATTCAGGATCTCGATGCGCTGCCGGACGTCACCGACGTTTATAAGCGCGACTTGGACGTCACGCGCTACAACGTACCGTTCCTGCTTCACCCGTTCGTGTCGCTGTATTCGACGCGCGGCTGCCCCGCGCAGTGCACGTTCTGCTTGTGGCCGCAGACGCTCAGTGGACACGCTTGGCGTAAGCGCTCGAGCGATGCAGTTGCACGCGAGATGGCCAAAGCAAAAGAGTATTGGCCGAACGTCAAGGAGTACTTCTTCGACGACGACACCTTCAACATTCAGAAGGCGCGCACAGTCGAACTCTGCGAGAAGCTCAAGCCGCTGAAGCTCACGTGGTCGTGCACTTCGCGCGTGACGACCGACTACGAAACTCTCAAGGCTATGCGTGACGCCGGCTGCCGCTTGTTGATCGTCGGCTACGAATCAGGCGATGCGCAGATTCTGAAGAACATCAAGAAAGGCGCGACGGTCGAACGTGCGCGCGACTTCACCCGCGATTGTCACAAGCTGGGACTCGTCATCCACGCGGACTTCATTTTGGGACTGCCAGGCGAGACGCGGGAGACAATTCGCAATACCATCAATTTCGCCAAGTCGCTCGACTGCGAGACCATTCAGGTTTCTGTTGCTCACGCTTATCCCGGAACCGAGTTCCACGATTACGCCGAGAAGAACGGTTTCATCATCAACACCCAATCGATGGTCGACTCCGGCGGACACCAGATGGCCCACATCGAGTATCCTGGCCTGCCGCGCGACTATGTGATGGAGATGGTCCACCGCTTCTACGACGAGTACTACTTCCGTCCAAAGCAGGTGTATCGCATCGTCCGCAAAGCCATCTTCAATAACGACGAACGCAAGCGCCTGTACAAAGAAGCCAAGTCATTCCTGAAGCTGCGTGCAGCGCGTAATCGCTACGTTGAAGAAGCGCGCAAAGCACCGCGTCCGGCGGCGATTGCTCCGGAATCACGCATAGAAGAACCAGTGGAAGTGGGGACGGAGTAA
- a CDS encoding four helix bundle protein encodes MKAGTWRTWDRARCFVRERFRRLEVWQKSHRLSLAVYRATTSFPNEEKFGLTSQVRRCCVSIEANIAEGCGRSGDLDLRRFLYIALGSASELDCELLLARDLGFLARDAYEKLFIELRSIKAMLSTLIRKIGADNPQ; translated from the coding sequence ATCAAGGCTGGTACTTGGAGAACTTGGGATCGAGCAAGATGCTTTGTACGTGAAAGATTTCGGCGTCTGGAAGTCTGGCAGAAATCGCACAGGCTGAGTCTTGCTGTCTATCGTGCTACCACAAGCTTTCCGAATGAGGAGAAGTTTGGTCTCACAAGCCAAGTACGACGGTGTTGCGTGTCGATTGAAGCCAATATCGCTGAAGGTTGCGGCCGATCGGGAGATCTGGATTTGCGCCGCTTTCTTTATATCGCGCTAGGATCGGCGTCAGAACTCGATTGCGAACTGCTCTTGGCTCGTGATCTTGGCTTCCTTGCGCGCGACGCTTATGAGAAGTTGTTCATCGAGCTGAGATCGATTAAGGCGATGCTTTCAACACTAATTCGAAAGATCGGAGCGGATAACCCGCAATAG
- a CDS encoding TolC family protein, protein MLQKYRVVLLLAAFVPSIANAEPVTFKRAIELAIRNSTAVNAADVDVNRLQATYQEARDQYIPQVYFGSGLAYSFGFPLGEPSLFKVSSTSLLLNEAQREFIKAARSDVRAATLNKQEKKGQIILETALSYSELDKNEASINVLRQQEDAALKFEDIEHQRIQAGVDAPIELTKAKLNTARIRLKIAELVAGADTLRMRLSQLTGLPAKEFETVAESIPRLPEVSQGEDLATRAVNFSPAVASAKELASAKLFQARGEHKQLYPAVDLVGQYARFTKYNNYDQYYKTFRRNNGAIGIEIRFPFLNKGQKDHSEAAYADALRARKDVDAAKEQVSTETLKLQRSVAQLSAAREVAKLEYQLAQNNTEAMQAKVDAGQATLRDQQQAQLDENDKYSTLLDATYELEKAQMQLLKQTGDLEKWALSTR, encoded by the coding sequence ATGCTCCAGAAATATCGAGTTGTTCTTCTTCTCGCTGCTTTTGTTCCCTCGATCGCGAATGCTGAACCAGTAACTTTCAAGCGCGCCATTGAGCTTGCTATTCGCAACAGCACGGCGGTGAACGCCGCAGATGTCGATGTGAATCGATTGCAAGCGACATACCAAGAGGCGCGTGATCAGTACATCCCCCAGGTCTATTTCGGTTCTGGACTCGCGTACTCGTTCGGTTTTCCGTTGGGCGAGCCGTCGTTGTTCAAGGTGAGTTCGACCAGCCTGCTGCTCAACGAGGCGCAACGCGAGTTCATCAAGGCCGCGCGCAGCGACGTTCGTGCCGCGACTTTAAACAAGCAAGAAAAGAAGGGTCAGATAATTCTCGAAACAGCGCTTTCATATTCAGAGTTGGATAAGAATGAGGCATCGATCAATGTGCTGCGCCAGCAGGAAGATGCCGCGCTGAAGTTCGAAGACATTGAGCACCAGCGCATTCAGGCTGGCGTCGACGCGCCCATCGAACTCACCAAGGCAAAACTGAACACGGCGCGCATTCGGCTAAAGATCGCGGAACTGGTCGCGGGAGCGGACACGCTGCGCATGCGTCTCTCTCAGCTCACCGGTTTGCCCGCAAAGGAATTTGAAACCGTCGCCGAGTCTATTCCGCGCCTGCCGGAAGTCTCGCAAGGCGAAGACCTGGCAACACGTGCCGTGAACTTCAGCCCTGCCGTAGCGAGTGCGAAAGAACTGGCTTCGGCGAAGCTGTTCCAGGCTCGCGGAGAGCACAAGCAGCTTTATCCAGCCGTCGATCTCGTTGGACAGTACGCGCGATTCACCAAATACAACAACTACGACCAGTACTACAAAACCTTCCGTCGAAATAACGGAGCGATTGGCATTGAAATCCGCTTCCCATTTCTCAACAAAGGGCAGAAAGACCATAGCGAGGCCGCCTATGCTGATGCTCTGCGTGCGCGCAAGGACGTCGACGCAGCGAAGGAGCAGGTTTCAACCGAGACTCTGAAGCTCCAACGCAGTGTTGCTCAGCTCAGCGCAGCGCGTGAGGTCGCCAAACTTGAATACCAGCTCGCCCAAAATAACACCGAGGCGATGCAGGCGAAGGTCGACGCCGGACAGGCAACACTACGCGATCAGCAACAAGCGCAGCTCGACGAGAACGACAAGTATTCAACTCTGCTCGACGCCACCTACGAACTCGAGAAAGCGCAGATGCAGTTGCTGAAGCAGACGGGGGATTTGGAGAAGTGGGCATTGTCGACGAGGTAG
- a CDS encoding LacI family DNA-binding transcriptional regulator, protein MAKSKTGGIPKNRSISLKALAEHLQLSPTTVSLVINRSKGASAIPEETQRRIFEAAKKLNYRPNFYARSLRTQRSFMIGVLHPDLSDYVALLTNGIEDHLMREGYFYFAAGHRNNPELIEEYPMIMMDRAVEGIIVIDTPVNHSFPFPVIAISGHRSISGVTNVVLDHKRAAELALGHLVQLGHRSIAFMKGPRVSSDSEVRWQSICEVAKGMGLEMKPELCVEMEFSTPFPDMGYPVIQKLLAQGGRFTALFAFNDVSAIGAIRALRDAGMEVPDDVAVVGFDDIPSAAYNTPSLTTIRQPLRRMGEIAAQTLLERLREKGAAPREVAVEPELVIRESTTTRLKPANLQRETEVTAK, encoded by the coding sequence ATGGCGAAGTCCAAAACAGGCGGTATTCCTAAAAACCGCAGCATCAGCCTCAAGGCTCTGGCCGAGCACTTACAGCTGTCTCCTACCACGGTTTCGCTGGTAATCAACCGTTCGAAGGGAGCTTCAGCCATTCCCGAGGAGACGCAGCGGCGAATCTTCGAAGCGGCGAAGAAGCTGAATTATCGCCCCAACTTCTACGCCCGTTCGCTGCGCACGCAGCGTTCGTTCATGATCGGTGTGCTGCATCCGGATCTATCGGATTACGTAGCGCTGCTTACGAACGGTATTGAAGATCACCTCATGCGCGAAGGCTATTTCTACTTCGCTGCCGGGCATCGCAACAATCCAGAGCTGATCGAAGAATATCCGATGATCATGATGGATCGCGCCGTCGAAGGGATCATCGTGATCGATACGCCTGTGAATCACTCCTTCCCGTTTCCGGTGATCGCCATTTCCGGGCACCGCAGCATTTCTGGCGTGACCAACGTAGTACTCGACCACAAACGGGCTGCCGAGTTGGCTTTAGGCCATCTAGTGCAATTGGGACACCGCAGCATTGCCTTCATGAAGGGTCCGAGAGTGAGTTCGGATAGCGAAGTCCGCTGGCAAAGCATCTGCGAAGTGGCAAAGGGCATGGGTCTGGAGATGAAGCCGGAACTGTGCGTAGAAATGGAGTTCAGCACCCCGTTTCCCGATATGGGATATCCGGTGATTCAGAAGCTGTTAGCCCAAGGCGGGCGCTTTACCGCGTTGTTTGCTTTTAATGACGTGTCTGCAATCGGGGCCATCCGCGCTCTGCGCGATGCCGGCATGGAAGTGCCGGACGACGTAGCTGTCGTTGGCTTCGACGATATTCCGAGCGCGGCCTACAACACACCCAGCCTGACTACGATTCGCCAGCCGCTTCGTCGCATGGGAGAAATTGCCGCTCAGACTTTGCTCGAGCGGCTCCGCGAAAAAGGCGCAGCTCCACGCGAAGTAGCCGTGGAACCGGAGCTTGTGATTCGCGAATCAACGACTACTCGCTTAAAGCCGGCAAATTTGCAGCGAGAAACAGAAGTTACAGCGAAATAG
- a CDS encoding Hpt domain-containing protein: protein MSSSEVAKKLNALWQTYLPTMVLRLAAIQLALETLEAGHLDRELARVAALEAHKLAGSLGTFGLASSSGMSSQIEHLLSQPDSAQNMAPELRKLFDSVKRDIEAR, encoded by the coding sequence ATGAGTTCATCAGAAGTCGCCAAGAAACTCAATGCGCTCTGGCAAACATACCTGCCAACAATGGTGCTCCGCCTGGCCGCGATTCAACTGGCACTCGAGACTCTTGAGGCTGGGCACCTCGACCGCGAGTTAGCGCGCGTCGCCGCCCTGGAAGCTCATAAGCTTGCGGGCTCGCTCGGGACATTTGGGCTTGCCTCCAGCTCAGGAATGTCGTCCCAAATTGAACATCTTCTATCGCAACCGGACTCTGCGCAGAATATGGCCCCTGAGCTGAGAAAGCTGTTCGATTCCGTCAAGCGCGACATCGAAGCCAGGTAA
- a CDS encoding response regulator: MGTPFKHILLIDDEDDIREVAAMSLETVAGWRVTCASSGAEGVKLAEHARPDAILLDVMMPDQDGAQILRLLRQNESTKSIPVVFLTAKVQAIERQRLKEIGASGTLAKPFDPMKLADQIAQTLGW; encoded by the coding sequence ATGGGAACTCCCTTTAAACACATTTTGCTGATCGACGACGAAGATGATATTCGCGAAGTCGCCGCCATGAGTCTGGAGACCGTCGCCGGATGGCGGGTAACCTGCGCCAGCTCCGGCGCGGAAGGAGTGAAACTAGCGGAGCACGCCAGGCCCGACGCGATTCTGCTCGATGTCATGATGCCGGACCAGGATGGAGCTCAAATTTTGCGGCTGCTTCGGCAGAACGAGAGCACGAAAAGCATCCCCGTGGTTTTTCTTACCGCCAAAGTGCAGGCGATCGAGCGTCAGCGGCTGAAAGAGATTGGTGCGTCCGGTACGCTGGCCAAACCCTTCGATCCCATGAAACTCGCCGATCAGATTGCACAGACGCTGGGATGGTGA
- a CDS encoding ATP-binding protein, protein MKRTVEKTVLTGFVIVLALLGIVGVVSQRTIHGLIDDSQWVNHTHEVLELLQHVSFQITQAEASVRGFVITANSRFESQYLLDRSGLEPLLSELKIKISDNPAEQAKLLQLEAVVGERFSILDDAIQRRKTGGLPAVLALSKSNRGLILSAQITNVIGEMRNEENRLLAERNRRERESSRRAFLVVLFAIMLAMTAVLASVFLAFRDLTRRREVDRLKSEFVSVVSHELRTPLTSIHGSLGLLSSGLLESEKGKRMLEIAVNNTDRLIRLLNDILDIEKLESGSVQMNRTVCGAGDLIRRSVEVMKPMADEHKVTIRVSEVQATIDADCDRILQCLTNLLSNAIKFSHPGGSQVSIKAAVGVDDVQFEVTDHGRGIPADKRESIFERFHQVDASDSRRKGGTGLGLAITRSIVLQHGGRIWVTSELGKGSSFFFTIPLANVRQNDSDEPKASLIGMSKGQNGNSL, encoded by the coding sequence ATGAAGCGCACCGTCGAGAAGACGGTTCTTACGGGATTTGTGATTGTGCTGGCCCTACTCGGCATCGTGGGAGTCGTCTCGCAGCGCACGATTCACGGCCTCATCGATGACAGCCAGTGGGTAAACCACACGCACGAAGTGTTGGAACTCCTGCAGCATGTGTCCTTTCAGATTACCCAGGCAGAAGCGTCAGTTCGCGGATTTGTTATCACTGCGAACTCCCGTTTTGAGTCGCAGTACCTGCTCGATCGCAGCGGTCTTGAGCCTCTGTTATCGGAGCTGAAGATTAAGATCTCCGACAATCCTGCAGAGCAGGCCAAGCTGCTGCAACTCGAAGCCGTTGTTGGCGAACGGTTCTCGATTCTCGATGATGCAATCCAAAGGCGCAAAACCGGCGGCTTGCCCGCAGTGCTTGCACTATCGAAGAGTAACCGTGGACTGATATTGAGCGCCCAGATCACGAATGTGATCGGCGAGATGCGCAACGAGGAGAACCGGCTTTTGGCAGAACGCAATCGGCGGGAGCGTGAAAGCTCGCGTCGCGCATTCCTTGTAGTGCTCTTCGCCATCATGCTGGCAATGACTGCCGTACTCGCTTCGGTCTTTTTGGCGTTTCGGGATCTCACGCGCCGGCGGGAAGTCGATCGTCTCAAGTCGGAATTCGTTTCGGTGGTTAGCCATGAGCTGCGTACGCCGCTCACGTCGATTCACGGTTCGCTCGGTTTGCTCTCTTCAGGTCTGCTTGAGAGTGAAAAAGGGAAGCGGATGCTGGAGATTGCCGTAAACAACACTGATCGGCTCATCCGACTGCTCAATGACATTCTTGATATCGAGAAGCTTGAATCGGGCAGTGTCCAGATGAATCGCACAGTCTGCGGGGCCGGCGATCTAATTCGTCGTTCGGTCGAAGTGATGAAGCCTATGGCCGATGAGCACAAGGTCACGATCCGTGTGTCGGAAGTACAAGCAACCATCGACGCCGATTGCGACCGCATCCTGCAGTGCTTGACCAATCTCCTGAGCAACGCAATCAAATTTTCCCATCCGGGGGGAAGTCAGGTCTCGATCAAAGCGGCGGTCGGAGTGGATGATGTCCAATTCGAGGTGACAGATCACGGCCGCGGTATTCCCGCCGACAAACGCGAGAGCATCTTCGAGCGCTTTCATCAGGTGGATGCATCGGATTCTCGCCGCAAAGGCGGTACCGGTTTGGGACTCGCTATTACCCGCAGCATCGTTCTCCAACATGGCGGACGTATCTGGGTGACAAGCGAATTGGGCAAAGGTAGTTCGTTCTTCTTTACGATTCCGCTGGCAAACGTGCGGCAGAATGACAGTGATGAGCCCAAAGCGTCTTTGATAGGGATGTCGAAGGGCCAAAATGGGAACTCCCTTTAA
- a CDS encoding response regulator transcription factor gives MSETISPSSRPRQTVLLADDDPIVREVVRARLSAAHDFQVIGEAEDGRAALEQVERLRPDVLLLDLLMPNLPGIEALQELSSKRSHGHTIIFSSAAGPQQIVQALQLGARGILSKNHIASLESALRTVLAGKYWVEDREVSDVGTLLRELSQTLGSAEPRRNFGLTQREIEVIGLVTEGCSNREVASRLSITEDTVKRHLTNVFDKVGMSTRLELALFALKNKLVAGQAGGL, from the coding sequence ATGAGTGAAACCATATCCCCATCATCTCGCCCAAGGCAGACTGTACTGCTCGCCGATGACGATCCCATTGTTCGGGAGGTTGTGCGCGCGAGGCTCTCTGCAGCTCATGATTTTCAAGTGATCGGGGAGGCCGAAGACGGTCGAGCGGCACTGGAACAGGTAGAGAGGTTGCGTCCGGATGTTCTGCTGCTCGATCTACTCATGCCTAATCTTCCCGGGATCGAGGCTTTGCAGGAACTGTCGTCTAAACGCAGTCATGGACATACCATCATCTTCAGCTCCGCCGCTGGCCCGCAGCAGATTGTGCAGGCGCTGCAGCTCGGCGCGCGGGGCATCCTCAGCAAAAATCACATTGCGAGCCTCGAGTCTGCTTTGCGAACGGTCCTCGCGGGCAAATATTGGGTTGAAGATCGCGAGGTCTCCGATGTGGGCACGCTCTTGCGTGAACTGTCGCAGACATTGGGTAGTGCTGAGCCGCGGCGAAATTTCGGCCTCACTCAACGGGAGATCGAGGTGATCGGGCTGGTCACTGAAGGATGCAGCAATCGCGAAGTGGCTTCGCGTCTGAGCATTACAGAAGACACCGTGAAGCGGCACCTGACCAATGTGTTCGATAAGGTCGGAATGTCCACGCGACTGGAATTGGCGCTCTTTGCGCTCAAGAACAAACTGGTCGCCGGCCAGGCAGGCGGCCTTTAA